The following are encoded together in the Desulfoplanes formicivorans genome:
- the pgsA gene encoding CDP-diacylglycerol--glycerol-3-phosphate 3-phosphatidyltransferase, producing the protein MFNAANILTLARICAVPLIVLILYFPGKISCLMALLLFVAACLTDYVDGMVARKYNLVTNVGKFMDPIADKILIAAVLVMLTELHWLPAWIAIVIISREIIVTGLRAIAADQGKVIAADMLGKSKTLVQMFALGPLILHYPWFGFDPVPLGTFILYIALVLTILSGANYLRNFYKVWME; encoded by the coding sequence ATGTTCAATGCTGCCAATATCCTGACACTGGCCCGGATCTGTGCGGTCCCCCTGATCGTTCTCATCCTCTATTTTCCCGGCAAGATCAGTTGCCTGATGGCCCTGTTGCTGTTTGTGGCAGCTTGCCTGACCGATTACGTGGACGGGATGGTGGCCCGCAAATATAATCTGGTGACCAACGTGGGCAAGTTCATGGATCCCATTGCCGACAAGATCCTCATTGCCGCGGTATTGGTCATGCTCACGGAGCTGCACTGGTTGCCGGCCTGGATCGCCATTGTCATCATCAGCCGGGAGATTATCGTCACCGGGCTTCGGGCCATTGCCGCTGATCAGGGCAAGGTCATTGCCGCGGACATGCTGGGCAAATCCAAGACACTGGTCCAGATGTTTGCCCTGGGGCCCCTCATCCTCCACTATCCATGGTTCGGTTTTGATCCGGTTCCCCTGGGTACGTTCATCCTGTATATTGCCCTTGTTCTGACCATCCTTTCGGGGGCGAACTACCTGCGCAATTTCTACAAGGTCTGGATGGAATAA
- a CDS encoding type IV pilus twitching motility protein PilT, with product MAQIDAFFEMMHNLGASDLHLSSGSQPIIRLRGDMQRIKYKVMEHEELKAMLYEICPEAKIKQFEETGDIDFSYEVPHIARYRANFFLQRRGVGAVFREIPQKILTIEDLNLPEILRSLAMLPKGLVLVTGPTGSGKSTTLAAIIDYVNKSRRDHILTIEDPIEFVHEPINCLINQREVGRDTKSFQAALRGALREDPDVILVGEMRDLETIQLALEAAETGHLVFGTLHTISASKTIDRIIEVFPGELQGQIRSGLADSLRAVVAQTLFKRIDMPGRVAALEILIATPAVRNLIRENKNFQINSVIETGRKFGMQALDDAIMKLVEAQIIDPLDAYNQAVNKSKFRDLLAEPPLDVTEM from the coding sequence ATGGCCCAGATAGATGCCTTTTTCGAGATGATGCACAATCTCGGTGCTTCGGATCTCCATCTTTCCTCGGGATCGCAACCGATCATCCGATTGCGTGGTGACATGCAGCGGATCAAATACAAGGTTATGGAGCATGAGGAACTCAAGGCCATGCTCTATGAAATTTGTCCCGAGGCCAAGATCAAGCAGTTCGAGGAAACAGGGGACATCGATTTTTCCTATGAAGTGCCTCACATCGCACGATACAGGGCCAATTTCTTTTTGCAGCGCCGGGGCGTGGGCGCTGTGTTCAGGGAGATCCCCCAGAAAATTTTGACCATTGAAGACCTCAACCTGCCGGAGATCCTGCGCAGCCTGGCCATGCTTCCCAAGGGGCTCGTTCTGGTCACGGGACCGACGGGAAGCGGAAAGTCAACCACTCTGGCAGCGATCATCGATTACGTGAACAAAAGCCGCAGGGATCACATCCTGACCATTGAAGATCCCATCGAGTTCGTGCATGAACCCATCAACTGCCTTATCAATCAGCGGGAAGTAGGCCGGGACACCAAGAGTTTTCAGGCTGCCTTGCGCGGTGCCCTGCGCGAAGATCCCGATGTCATCCTCGTGGGCGAAATGCGCGATCTGGAAACCATCCAGCTCGCCCTTGAAGCGGCCGAAACTGGCCATCTTGTCTTTGGAACCCTGCACACCATTTCGGCTTCCAAGACCATTGACCGTATCATCGAGGTCTTTCCCGGCGAACTGCAGGGCCAGATCCGTTCCGGTCTGGCCGATTCCCTGAGGGCTGTTGTCGCCCAGACCCTGTTCAAGCGGATTGATATGCCCGGACGGGTGGCGGCCCTGGAAATCCTGATCGCCACACCAGCCGTGCGCAATCTCATTCGCGAGAACAAGAATTTTCAGATCAATTCCGTCATTGAAACCGGGAGAAAATTCGGGATGCAGGCTTTGGACGACGCCATCATGAAATTGGTCGAGGCCCAGATCATTGATCCCCTGGATGCCTATAACCAGGCCGTCAACAAGTCGAAATTCAGGGATCTTTTGGCTGAACCACCCCTGGATGTCACGGAAATGTAG
- a CDS encoding type IV pilus twitching motility protein PilT: MQRSQLDHLVGQIMAHAPDTSDIIFTVGKAIQTEVHGELIDAVTTPDLGPLKPFQVESVAMCLMGSNMRLFREQVKTGACDLSYELPGRFRFRVNVLGQRGSLAVVMRKLSMRVPTVEELGLPAIFEHMAREQYGLILVTGGTGTGKSTSLAALINTINENFPKHIITLEDPVEYVHPHKKGTVNQRELGVDFDSFASGLRAALRQAPKVILVGEIRDRETVQIALEAAETGHLVLGTLHTSDAGQTLNRIIGMFDLSEERLVRSRLCASLKYVVSQRLLPKKGGGRVAAFEILRNTLRIKDVITNGETEDKTFYSILEQGGTFGMVTFDQYLAKLYEQGLIDEEVALLSGSDKSRLGQMLDRIKAERGETVTTIKGLELDTEYGQNW, translated from the coding sequence ATGCAACGCTCCCAGCTCGATCACCTGGTGGGTCAGATCATGGCCCACGCACCAGATACCTCGGACATCATTTTCACGGTGGGCAAGGCCATTCAGACCGAGGTGCACGGTGAGCTGATCGATGCCGTTACCACTCCGGATCTGGGGCCCCTCAAGCCCTTTCAGGTTGAATCCGTGGCCATGTGCCTGATGGGTTCGAACATGCGCCTGTTTCGGGAACAGGTGAAAACAGGGGCCTGCGATCTGTCCTACGAGCTGCCCGGGCGATTTCGGTTTCGCGTCAATGTGCTTGGCCAGCGCGGTTCTCTGGCCGTTGTCATGCGCAAGCTGTCCATGAGGGTGCCGACCGTGGAAGAGTTGGGCCTGCCCGCGATTTTTGAGCACATGGCCCGGGAACAATACGGGTTGATTCTGGTCACTGGTGGCACCGGTACCGGCAAGTCAACGTCCCTGGCAGCGCTTATCAATACGATCAACGAAAATTTTCCCAAACATATCATTACCCTTGAAGATCCTGTGGAATATGTGCACCCCCACAAAAAGGGCACGGTCAATCAGCGGGAACTGGGTGTTGATTTCGACAGCTTTGCTTCGGGGCTGCGCGCTGCCCTGCGCCAGGCCCCCAAGGTCATTCTGGTTGGTGAAATTCGTGACAGGGAGACCGTGCAGATCGCCCTTGAGGCGGCCGAAACGGGTCATCTGGTCCTGGGTACATTGCATACCAGTGATGCGGGACAAACCCTCAACAGGATCATCGGCATGTTCGATCTTTCCGAAGAGCGGCTGGTTCGATCCCGATTGTGCGCGAGTCTGAAATACGTTGTTTCCCAGCGGTTACTGCCCAAAAAGGGCGGAGGACGTGTGGCCGCGTTCGAGATTTTGAGAAACACGCTGCGGATCAAGGATGTGATCACCAACGGGGAAACAGAGGACAAGACCTTTTATTCCATTCTGGAACAGGGTGGGACCTTTGGGATGGTCACCTTTGATCAATACCTCGCCAAGCTGTACGAACAGGGACTCATTGACGAGGAGGTTGCCCTGCTTTCAGGGTCTGATAAATCCCGACTGGGGCAGATGCTCGACAGAATCAAGGCGGAACGGGGAGAAACGGTCACGACCATCAAGGGGCTTGAACTTGATACCGAATACGGACAAAACTGGTAG
- a CDS encoding FtsB family cell division protein, protein MTWMRVLFCCFALLDIALAVQLTCGSKGWMEYVRLKQTHDRLAAQIETVSTRNMALSEEIRLIKKSPAYVERMARAEFNFVAPNEILYLFEPLSKTKHPRTPHD, encoded by the coding sequence ATGACTTGGATGCGTGTTCTTTTCTGTTGTTTTGCTCTGCTCGACATTGCTTTGGCGGTGCAACTGACTTGTGGGAGCAAGGGATGGATGGAGTATGTGCGTCTCAAACAGACACATGATCGTTTGGCGGCCCAAATCGAAACGGTTTCCACCAGGAATATGGCCTTAAGTGAAGAAATTCGGTTGATCAAGAAAAGCCCGGCCTATGTGGAACGCATGGCCCGGGCTGAGTTCAATTTTGTTGCACCGAATGAAATTCTCTATCTGTTCGAGCCCTTGTCAAAGACGAAGCACCCCCGAACCCCACATGATTGA
- the fbp gene encoding class 1 fructose-bisphosphatase translates to MRQVTVTEHLLVHQRESDMATGRFTRLLNEIILSAKLISRDVTKAGLLNILGKTGEVNIQGEEVRKMDDYANRVLIHRLERAGVLCAMASEENADLIEIPETFPVGDYFLAFDPLDGSANIDANVSIGTIFGIYRRKGGTGRSVTLGEVLQRGAEQVAAGYVIYGSSTMLVYTAGNGVNGFTLDPSVGEFLLSHPNIRIPEEGRIYSVNEGYWDFWDEATQEAVQYFKSPNNHNGKVYSMRYIGSLVSDFHRNLLYGGIFLYPRDNRDPKKKHGKLRYLVEAAPMAMIAEQAGGMAIDGHRRILDIEPQEIHERVPLIVGSKNEVLKVQEIYARHAEAAR, encoded by the coding sequence ATGCGTCAGGTCACTGTCACGGAGCATCTTCTTGTGCACCAGCGGGAATCGGATATGGCAACGGGTCGGTTCACCCGTTTGCTGAATGAAATCATTCTTTCGGCCAAGCTCATCTCCAGGGATGTGACCAAGGCTGGTCTGCTGAACATTCTGGGCAAGACCGGCGAGGTGAACATTCAGGGTGAAGAGGTGCGCAAAATGGACGATTACGCCAATCGTGTGCTTATTCACCGTTTGGAACGGGCTGGCGTCCTTTGCGCCATGGCTTCGGAGGAAAATGCCGATCTTATCGAAATCCCTGAAACCTTCCCGGTTGGCGACTATTTTCTGGCCTTTGATCCCCTGGATGGATCCGCGAATATTGATGCCAACGTGAGTATTGGAACCATTTTCGGCATATACAGAAGAAAAGGCGGGACCGGACGTAGCGTGACCCTGGGCGAGGTCTTGCAGCGGGGAGCCGAGCAGGTTGCTGCCGGTTATGTCATCTATGGGTCCTCCACCATGCTCGTGTATACGGCAGGCAACGGGGTCAACGGGTTTACCCTTGATCCTAGTGTGGGGGAATTCCTGCTCTCACACCCCAATATCCGGATTCCCGAGGAGGGAAGAATCTATTCGGTCAATGAGGGCTATTGGGATTTTTGGGACGAGGCCACCCAGGAGGCTGTCCAGTATTTCAAGTCGCCCAACAATCATAACGGGAAAGTCTATTCCATGCGTTATATTGGGTCCCTGGTTTCCGACTTTCATCGGAATTTGCTGTACGGAGGGATATTTTTGTACCCCCGGGACAACAGGGATCCCAAGAAAAAGCACGGCAAGCTCCGCTACCTGGTGGAGGCCGCGCCCATGGCCATGATCGCGGAACAGGCCGGGGGCATGGCCATTGACGGCCATCGACGCATCCTTGATATCGAACCCCAGGAGATCCATGAACGGGTTCCCTTGATTGTCGGCTCCAAAAATGAGGTCCTCAAGGTGCAGGAAATCTATGCCAGGCATGCCGAGGCCGCTCGCTAG